A genomic segment from Aerosakkonema funiforme FACHB-1375 encodes:
- the panD gene encoding aspartate 1-decarboxylase: MATIKLMHAKLHRVRVTEANRHYVGSVTIDQDLLKQVGILPLEEVEIVNIDNGNRWSTYVLPGESGSGQICPNGGGALLCQAGDTLIIWANEQRDRSEVLQYGHEARVLIADENNCPQEVFYQTLIPKGETLEYNGYQTINGKESLKDKLEVLLKS, translated from the coding sequence ATGGCTACAATTAAACTGATGCACGCCAAACTTCATCGAGTGCGGGTAACAGAGGCTAACCGTCATTATGTGGGTAGTGTCACCATTGACCAAGACTTACTGAAACAAGTCGGTATTTTGCCTTTAGAAGAAGTGGAAATTGTTAATATTGACAATGGAAATCGCTGGTCAACTTATGTTTTACCAGGAGAATCTGGATCGGGTCAAATTTGTCCCAATGGTGGCGGAGCGCTATTGTGTCAAGCTGGAGATACTTTGATAATTTGGGCGAATGAACAACGCGATCGCTCTGAAGTTTTGCAGTATGGACATGAAGCGCGGGTACTGATCGCCGATGAAAATAATTGCCCTCAAGAAGTGTTCTATCAAACATTAATCCCCAAGGGAGAAACCCTGGAATACAACGGTTATCAAACCATAAACGGGAAAGAATCCCTAAAAGATAAATTAGAGGTGTTGTTAAAATCCTAA
- a CDS encoding phytanoyl-CoA dioxygenase family protein, with the protein MKSSSNQNSYLPSANAKTDSIDEAWTGTNEQWWNWYISLADNSQQPVAPEKLIVQPEQAQNKVPTIEELRKELAKPFPISDTQIQQFQTDSYIKIKNVLSPEALFLLRKELKKLFEQYNPPDPARQFSSRELLWLESEIAREFVFSKKLGRLAAELLGVASVRVYHDDFLCKETGCGRTPWHYDSQHYPIASNNIGTMWIPLQSTPKEMGLLELAKGMEVYKLVREIPFDKFSQNHDRAISEMLQSRGIAIDREPFELGEISFHHCLNVHGAGANHTTQQRIAFGISYFENGACVVDAPKLISGDWQKFMPGVQPSEPISSFYNPIVYP; encoded by the coding sequence ATGAAATCATCCAGTAACCAGAACTCATACCTTCCCAGCGCCAATGCCAAGACTGATAGCATAGATGAAGCTTGGACAGGAACCAACGAACAGTGGTGGAATTGGTATATTTCATTGGCTGACAATAGCCAACAACCAGTTGCTCCAGAGAAATTAATTGTTCAACCCGAACAAGCTCAAAACAAAGTACCAACCATTGAAGAACTTCGTAAAGAACTCGCCAAGCCTTTTCCTATTTCAGACACTCAAATTCAACAATTTCAAACGGACAGTTATATAAAAATCAAAAATGTTCTCAGTCCCGAAGCCCTGTTTTTGCTCCGAAAAGAATTGAAGAAACTGTTCGAGCAGTATAATCCACCCGATCCGGCTCGACAATTCAGTAGTCGAGAATTGCTGTGGCTCGAAAGTGAAATCGCTAGGGAGTTTGTGTTCAGCAAAAAATTGGGTCGGCTGGCAGCAGAGTTGTTGGGAGTGGCAAGCGTTCGGGTCTACCATGATGACTTTTTGTGCAAAGAGACAGGATGTGGCCGTACTCCCTGGCATTACGATAGTCAACATTACCCCATTGCCAGCAATAATATTGGTACAATGTGGATTCCGCTGCAATCGACTCCCAAAGAAATGGGATTGCTGGAGTTGGCGAAAGGAATGGAAGTTTACAAGCTCGTCAGAGAAATCCCATTCGATAAATTTTCTCAAAATCATGACCGGGCCATATCCGAAATGCTTCAATCTCGTGGCATCGCGATCGATCGAGAACCCTTTGAGCTTGGGGAGATCAGCTTTCACCATTGTTTGAATGTGCATGGGGCGGGTGCCAATCATACCACCCAGCAGCGTATAGCTTTTGGGATCAGCTATTTTGAAAATGGAGCTTGTGTCGTTGATGCTCCAAAGCTGATTTCCGGCGATTGGCAAAAGTTTATGCCAGGAGTCCAGCCATCAGAGCCTATCTCCAGCTTTTATAATCCGATTGTTTACCCGTAA
- a CDS encoding class I SAM-dependent methyltransferase, which yields MALEEAFLFKHLQGAKSLLEIGCGDGRYLKMLAPFVGEILGIDYAEYLVNVSRKRTNNWHNVDVIHGNAKDLPSLLSKTYQFATLAWNTIGNMPPEIHPDVFRGLSQWVEERIFISTYQCSDAVMQERLKLYKNCGYKVNSINGNKVIMEDGQHTAYAYPINYFQELLESNHFSMETYDLGFCGVMIVGTNQNFS from the coding sequence ATGGCACTGGAGGAAGCTTTTTTATTCAAGCATTTGCAAGGAGCTAAAAGTCTGCTAGAAATAGGCTGTGGAGATGGTCGCTATCTGAAGATGCTTGCCCCATTTGTGGGAGAAATACTTGGCATTGATTATGCTGAATATCTGGTCAATGTTTCCAGAAAAAGAACCAATAATTGGCATAATGTTGATGTGATTCATGGAAATGCTAAGGATTTACCATCTCTTCTGTCTAAAACCTATCAATTTGCCACTTTAGCTTGGAATACCATTGGTAATATGCCACCAGAAATTCATCCAGATGTGTTTAGGGGGCTGAGTCAATGGGTTGAAGAAAGAATTTTTATTTCCACCTATCAATGCAGTGATGCCGTCATGCAGGAAAGATTGAAACTTTACAAAAATTGTGGCTACAAAGTAAATAGTATTAATGGAAATAAGGTAATTATGGAAGATGGACAACATACTGCTTATGCTTATCCAATCAACTATTTTCAAGAGTTACTGGAGTCTAATCATTTCTCAATGGAAACTTACGATCTAGGTTTTTGTGGGGTAATGATTGTAGGAACTAACCAGAATTTTAGTTAA
- the serC gene encoding 3-phosphoserine/phosphohydroxythreonine transaminase — translation MILSPKTQVKKNFSDGRAINFYAGPGAIPLPVLERVHAELFNFNGTGMSVMELSHRSDEIQFIIDDSAERIKKLMGLDDQFEIIFLQGGGSLQFLMVPMNFSQPGDPIDYIDTGYWTGKAIRSAQSLGRDLKIIASSSDYNHTSVPNLNQIHTRPGAKFLHLCSNNTVVGTQFHSFPEIPIPVIADMSSDFMSKQIDVSNLSVIYAHAQKNVGLAGTTIVLIRKEMLTKICEGLPEFFDYRTHIKSKSNYHTPPCFSIYITWQILRWIEEDIGGLENLEKINQKKASLLYDFIDSTSLFHCPVEPSSRSQMNVVFTIPNESLEKQFIYETSQAGIIGVAGHRTRGGCRVSLYNGVTLEAVERLIFFMNKFAKQHSTSVTQVII, via the coding sequence ATGATATTATCCCCAAAAACTCAAGTAAAGAAAAACTTTTCCGATGGTCGGGCGATCAACTTTTATGCTGGCCCTGGTGCTATCCCTTTACCCGTTCTGGAAAGAGTTCATGCAGAACTGTTTAACTTCAATGGTACAGGGATGAGTGTGATGGAATTAAGCCATCGCAGTGATGAGATTCAATTTATCATTGATGATAGTGCTGAACGCATTAAGAAGTTGATGGGTTTAGATGATCAATTTGAGATTATCTTTCTCCAAGGTGGAGGATCGTTGCAATTTCTCATGGTTCCCATGAATTTCTCTCAACCCGGCGATCCAATTGATTATATTGATACGGGATATTGGACAGGAAAAGCGATTCGCTCTGCACAAAGTTTAGGGAGAGACTTAAAAATTATCGCTTCATCATCTGATTATAACCACACCTCTGTTCCCAACTTAAATCAGATTCATACCCGTCCAGGTGCTAAGTTTCTTCACCTTTGTAGCAACAACACCGTTGTTGGTACTCAATTTCATAGCTTTCCAGAAATTCCGATTCCGGTGATTGCTGACATGAGTTCCGATTTTATGAGTAAGCAGATTGATGTTAGCAACTTGAGTGTTATTTACGCCCATGCTCAAAAAAATGTTGGACTGGCTGGGACTACTATTGTCTTAATTCGCAAAGAAATGTTGACCAAAATTTGCGAAGGGCTACCTGAATTTTTCGACTACCGCACCCATATTAAAAGCAAGTCTAATTATCATACTCCGCCCTGTTTTTCAATTTATATCACTTGGCAGATTTTACGATGGATTGAAGAAGATATCGGGGGACTGGAAAATCTAGAAAAAATTAATCAGAAGAAGGCTTCATTACTTTATGATTTTATTGATTCAACGTCTTTATTTCATTGTCCGGTAGAGCCATCTTCCCGTTCTCAAATGAATGTGGTTTTTACAATTCCAAATGAAAGCCTAGAAAAACAGTTTATTTACGAAACTTCTCAAGCGGGAATCATTGGAGTAGCCGGACATCGCACTAGAGGAGGATGTCGGGTTAGTCTTTATAACGGTGTCACCCTAGAAGCAGTAGAAAGGCTGATATTCTTTATGAATAAATTTGCCAAGCAGCACTCGACCTCAGTAACTCAAGTTATTATTTAG
- a CDS encoding methyltransferase domain-containing protein: MKLKKFTEAETEAFYDSEDSLYRSFWDEEGSLHWGYFDNLEDSQPEEFIKACQRWNHYMLEQSKIDASSKVLDIGCGNGNTAIWLAQQTGCEVVGIDLSGVRVNNAQEKAKNYPHLNISFEKASATSLPYDDNSFTHVWSQATIYHIPQKEKALEEIQRVLQEGGIFLFDDLITPIPEISPSGWQYVYERLLFEPTFSFESYADFLSQLGLLVGKKVDLSDHLKKSYELLSQLALEKYPDLSMAYQKMCEAIDKRELGWGFYLCTKVSDRLTWIYETNDRETLRNKYNAWARIYDRELDKSYRVSPINSAQTLAQFLPHKDAIILDAGAGTGMVGEALAELGYTQIVGIDLSEEMLEIARKKQVYQDLYLGNLEDESLKIFYKEFFDAIISVGVFTFGHAHPQALNNLSSLLKSGGYFLLTVREDYYNTNESLKQVLEELSWRLIERKKFNAFEVEPMYAFLWQKPNS; the protein is encoded by the coding sequence ATGAAATTAAAAAAATTCACCGAAGCAGAAACCGAAGCATTTTACGATAGTGAAGATAGTCTCTATCGAAGTTTTTGGGATGAAGAAGGCAGTCTCCATTGGGGGTATTTTGACAACTTAGAAGACTCTCAGCCCGAAGAGTTTATTAAGGCTTGTCAACGATGGAATCACTATATGCTCGAACAGAGCAAAATTGATGCCTCTTCCAAGGTGTTAGACATCGGTTGTGGCAATGGTAATACTGCGATTTGGCTGGCGCAACAAACGGGTTGTGAAGTTGTTGGCATCGATCTAAGCGGTGTGCGGGTTAATAATGCTCAAGAGAAAGCTAAAAATTATCCTCACCTAAATATTTCCTTCGAGAAAGCATCTGCCACTAGCTTACCTTATGACGATAATTCCTTTACCCATGTTTGGAGTCAAGCCACAATTTATCATATCCCACAAAAGGAGAAAGCCTTAGAAGAAATTCAGCGAGTTCTTCAAGAAGGGGGAATATTTCTCTTTGATGATTTGATAACGCCTATCCCAGAAATTAGCCCTTCGGGTTGGCAATATGTTTACGAAAGATTACTTTTTGAACCCACTTTTAGCTTTGAGAGTTATGCAGATTTCCTCAGTCAGTTAGGGCTGTTGGTTGGAAAAAAAGTAGACTTGAGCGACCACCTAAAAAAAAGCTATGAATTGCTCTCTCAACTGGCTTTAGAAAAATATCCAGATTTAAGTATGGCATATCAAAAAATGTGCGAAGCTATTGATAAAAGGGAGTTAGGATGGGGATTTTATCTTTGTACAAAAGTTAGCGATCGCTTAACTTGGATTTACGAAACAAACGATCGAGAAACCTTACGGAATAAGTACAATGCCTGGGCGAGAATCTACGATCGAGAATTAGATAAATCCTATCGGGTTTCTCCGATTAATTCAGCCCAAACTTTAGCCCAATTCTTGCCGCATAAAGATGCAATTATCCTCGATGCGGGTGCAGGTACAGGAATGGTTGGAGAAGCGCTGGCCGAACTTGGATATACCCAAATTGTAGGAATCGATCTTTCCGAGGAAATGCTAGAAATTGCTCGAAAAAAACAAGTTTATCAGGATTTATATCTGGGAAACTTAGAAGACGAATCCCTAAAAATATTTTACAAGGAATTTTTTGATGCTATTATTTCTGTAGGCGTTTTCACCTTTGGTCATGCTCATCCCCAAGCTTTAAACAATCTATCTTCTTTGTTAAAGTCTGGAGGTTATTTTCTCCTAACAGTGCGAGAAGACTACTACAACACTAATGAATCTTTAAAACAGGTGCTAGAAGAGTTGTCATGGCGTTTAATTGAGCGAAAGAAATTTAATGCCTTTGAAGTAGAACCCATGTATGCTTTTCTGTGGCAAAAACCTAACTCTTGA